A genomic segment from Amia ocellicauda isolate fAmiCal2 chromosome 13, fAmiCal2.hap1, whole genome shotgun sequence encodes:
- the tmem271 gene encoding transmembrane protein 271, whose protein sequence is MKLSGKGLCAIVSSSLLFVCALCAVAVGIQCFLQGTEVKVHFHLGTAAGAFYSGVLVCLGQTLLGIALLCCQAKPGSQNFFLLGVLVFMLGVLTAFSGAVIDGDTVSLVERKYSHYCLDSVDLIAICEQLKDYQRSLVISTILNTLECLLGLVNLVIIKRYKSAQFYRRRLSQRQSVGAILFSEEQDPAGGEFQPVSYINLGVFNVLDEAGVEVQCGGHPSVELPGYSPTDPELNHSYPFSYPLPNELPPAYEDIFPREASNT, encoded by the coding sequence ATGAAGTTGAGTGGGAAAGGACTGTGTGCCATCGTGTCCAGCAGCCTGCTCTTCGTCTGCGCCCTGTGCGCCGTCGCCGTCGGGATCCAATGCTTCTTGCAGGGCACCGAAGTAAAAGTGCATTTCCACCTGGGGACGGCGGCCGGGGCTTTTTACTCCGGGGTGCTGGTCTGTCTGGGGCAAACGCTACTGGGGATTGCCCTGCTGTGCTGCCAAGCCAAGCCGGGGAGCCAGAATTTCTTCCTCCTGGGGGTCTTGGTGTTCATGCTGGGGGTCCTCACCGCCTTCTCGGGCGCCGTGATAGACGGCGACACCGTGTCCCTGGTGGAGAGGAAATATTCCCACTACTGCCTGGACTCGGTGGATTTAATCGCCATCTGCGAGCAATTAAAGGATTATCAGAGGAGTCTGGTCATATCCACCATCCTCAACACCCTGGAGTGTCTGTTGGGGCTGGTCAACCTGGTGATCATCAAGAGGTATAAATCTGCCCAGTTCTACCGCAGGAGACTGTCCCAGAGGCAAAGCGTGGGGGCCATCCTCTTCAGCGAGGAGCAGGACCCGGCCGGGGGGGAGTTTCAACCGGTGTCCTACATCAACCTGGGGGTGTTCAACGTTTTGGACGAGGCGGGCGTGGAGGTACAGTGTGGTGGCCATCCCTCGGTGGAGCTGCCAGGCTACTCCCCGACAGACCCAGAGCTGAACCACTCGTACCCCTTCTCTTACCCTCTTCCCAACGAACTGCCCCCCGCGTACGAGGACATTTTCCCCCGGGAAGCGAGCAACACATAA